Part of the Methylorubrum populi genome is shown below.
CAAACCCGCGTCGAGGGCGAGCTTCAGCAGATGCCCACGGATCATCCCGTCACCGAGCTGTGGCGCGTGCTGCGCGGAGACGCGCCGGGCCGGGTCAGCCGGGACGAGATCACCCTGTTCGACTCGGTCGGCTTCGCACTCGAGGATTTCTCGGCGCTCCGCTGTTTGTGGGAGATCGCCGGCTCCGGACCGGGCCTCGATCTCGTCCCCGAAACGGAAGATCCCAAGGATCTATTCGGGTCGGTGTTCTCGCGAGGTCAGACGTTGGAGCGGGCGGCCTGATCGGGCTGACACCCTGACGGCAGGAATCGGCTTGCCCGCGCCTCGAGCCGGCTCACCAGTTCCGGCTGCATGAAACCGTAATCGTCGCGTATGTCGAGACAGACGATTCGGGCGTGCCGCAGGGCCGGCCCGAACCGTCGCATCAGCTTGCGCCGATGTGCGCGCTCCATCACGACGATGATCTCCGCCCAGGCAACATGATCGGACTCCAGCGGCTCATCCGCATCGTCCGAGACACCCGCTGACGCCGTCTCGAGCCCGGACCAGCGCGAGAAGACCTGCTCCGCGGTCGGACTTCGGGCGCGGGCCCGGCCGCAGACGAACAGGATCCTCACGCGCTCTCCGCCAGCACCGATTGCCGCTCGAACAGGGCGCGGTAGGCCCCCTTCGGGCGCCGCATCAGGGCGGCGTGCGGCCCGTCCTCGACGATAAGGCCACGCTCGAACACGAGGATGCGGTCGAGGGCGCGGACCGTCGAGAGGCGATGGGCGATCACGATGGCGGTGCGCCCGCGCATCAGCCGCTCCATCGCCTCCTGCACCAGCGCCTCCGATTCCGAATCGAGGCTGGAGGTGGCCTCGTCGAGAATCAGGATCGGTGCGTCCGCGAGGAAGGCACGGGCAAGCGCCACCCGCTGTCGCTCGCCGCCCGAGAGCTTCACCCCGCGTTCGCCCACCGGCGTGGCGTAGCCCTTCGGAAGCCGCGCGATGAAGTCGTGGGCGTTGGCGAGCCGGGCCGCCCGCTCGATCTCCTCGGCAGAGGCACCGGGCCGGCCGTAGGCGATGTTCTCGGCGAGCGAGCGGTGGAACAGCACCGGTTCCTGAGGGACGATGGCGACCTGTGCCCGCAGGCTCGCCTGGGTCGCATCCGCCACATCCTGCCCGTCGATGAGCACACGCCCCCCGCCGACGTCGTAGAGCCGCTGGATCAGCTTGACGAAGGTCGTCTTGCCCGATCCCGAGCGGCCGACGAGACCGACGCGCTGGCCCGCAGGAATCGTCACCGACAGGCGATCGTAGAGCGGTGTACCGTGCGTGCCGTAGTGGAAGCGCACATCCTCGAAGCGGATGGCACCGCCGCCGACCGCGAGCGGCACCGCCCCCGGCCGATCGGCGACGCCGACGGGCTCGGATTCGAGCGCGACGAGTTCCTCCATCTCGTTGACCGAGCGCTGCAGGTGGTTGATGTGGCCGCCGATGTCGCGGAGATAGCCGTGCACGACGAAGTAGGTCGTGAGCACGTAGGCCACTTCGCCGGGGCTGGCTTGGCCCTGCCACCACAACCACAGAGCCGTGGCCACGATCGCCGTGCGGAAGGCGAGCAGCAACCCGAGCTGAGCCGTGCCGCTCCAGGTCACGATCATCCAGGTGCGCCGGGTGCGCCGCCGCCACTTCGACAGGACGCGGGCGAGACGCGCGTCCTCCCGCGCCTCCGCGCCGAAGGCTTTCACCACCGCGTTGTTGCCGATCGTGTCGCTGAGCGCGCCGCCAAGCCGCGTGTCGAGGGCGTTCGAAAGCGTCGCCGCAGGGGCGATGACCCGCGTCGCGAGGACGATCGCTGTGCCGACATAGGCGAGCGCGCCGAGCCCGATCACCGCGCCCATGATGGGCCAGTGCAGGCCGAGCACCACCGTCGTGCCAGCGAGCACGACGACGGAGGGCAGGAGCGACAGCAGGAGCACGTCGTTGAGGCCGTCGAGCGCCCACATCCCCCGCGAGATCTTCCGCACGGTCGAGCCCGAGAAGGTGTTGGCGTGCCATTCGGTCGAGAAGCGCTGGACCCGCGCGAAGCTGCGGCTCGCGATGTCGGACATCGTTCCGAGCGTCAGCGGCACCACGAGGCTCCAGGCGATGTGGCGCAGCAGCACCGTGGCGAGACTCAGCGCGGTCATGACGGCGAACGCCGGAAGCGCGGCCTGGAGGGCGGCATGCCGCTCTGAACCGGCGAGCGCATCGACGAGGCGCCCGGCATAGAGCGGCAGCATCACGTCCGCCAATGTCGCGAGCGTGATCGCGGCCACGAGGGCGGAGACGAGGCCGAGGCGCTCGCGCCAGCCGCGGACGACGAAGCCGAGGACGCGACGGACAACGTCCGTGCGACGGGGAGAAGACAGGGACATGGCAGCGCCCGACGGCGAGGCGTCGGCTCCGGGAGAAGCGGCGGCCGACGCCCGGAGGCGCGGCGCGGCGAAATCAGACTAGGGACGGTGCGTGAACCGCGAGGGCCAAGAGGCCGGGCGGCAAGGGAATGCGCCTAGGCGCTTCCGGCAGGAAACAGAGCTATTCCTGCCCGAGGGGAGACGGTGCCGACAATCATGCTCTGCCTCCCTGTTCGAACGCGACCGGCACACCAAATACTCGACACAGACCCGATTCGCAATCTTAGCGCGGCTCGAGCCGGCAACGCGACAGCGACCGACTGCGGCGGAACAGGTATGCGCTCAATCATCTCGTTGGCGGACATTGCCGGATGTAACGAAAATTGAGAGACCGATTGAAGGCAACTTCTCCTCCCATGACAGCTGATCGATCGAAAAGTCGTCATTTAGACCCCCAATCCGTCAATACAGATCGTGACATCCGGAGCACAATAAATCATCCGAAATCATAATCAAAAACCTCACGTCGGCATTGCTGCACAACTCAATCTTTGATCGCTCGTTTCATTCCCAATTTATGTAGATCGTGGCGAGTGGATACTAACCGGAAGCCGATAGCGAAAAACGAGCCGGCCCAGCGGCGGTTACCACGTCGGCCGAAGGCGAGTGCCGGCATTCTAGGAAACCGCTCCAAATCGATGAAACGCGCCATGGGCTCGCGATCAGACCTGACCTGGCAGCCGCTGCAACCCCGCAGGATACGCTGGTCGGGCATGGGACAGCGCCCGGCGATCGCTTGGCTGACCGGCCTCTCCGGCGCCGGAAAATCGACCATCGCCGATGCGGTCGATCGGGCGCTGACGGAGGCCGGCCGCAAAACCGTGGTGCTCGACGGCGACGACCTGCGTCAGGGTCTCAGCCGAGATCTCGGCTTCACGGCTGCGGACCGGGTCGAGAATATCCGGCGCGCCGGGGAGGCCGCTCGGCTGATGGCGGATGCCGGACTTGTGGTGATCGTTTCTCTGATCTCACCGTTTCGTGCCGAGCGAGCGGCGGCTCGGGCGATCGCGGGCGATATCCCGTTTCTCGAAGTGTTCATCGACACGCCGCTGGCCGTGTGTGAGGCACGCGACCCGAAGGGGCTCTACGGCCGCGCACGCGCCGGCCAAATTCTAAATTTTACAGGTATATCCGATCCTTACGAGGTACCGGAGGCACCGGACCTCACGCTGGAGACCCGTGATCGGGCCGTCGTGGAGAGCGCACAGCCGCTTATTGCGGCGCTGCTGCATTTGAGCGCCATCCCTCCGGGCGAGACCGTATAGCGCGCCCTTCGTACAGCGTTCACCATCGGCGAAGACGGTGGCTGCACCGTGATTGTGCACGAGGAAGCGCCTTCGTGCGAGAAAATGCGACAGTCGGTTTTGTCTTACCGCACTGGTCGCGGGAAACGGCCGGGCTAATTGAAACGCTTCCAGACAGGAAGCGGGCCCGGGAGCCGTCTCCGCATGACTTTTCGTCTGACGCTGACCGTCAATGGTGAGCCCCGCGCGATCGAACTCGACGATCCGCGCGTCACCCTTCTCGATCTCTTGCGTGAACGGCTCGGTCTCACGGGCTCGAAGAAGGGCTGCGACCGGGGCCAGTGCGGTGCCTGCACGGTGCTGGTGGAGGGGCGCCGGGTCAATTCCTGCCTCGCCCTCGCCGTCAGCCTCGACGGCGCCGACATCCTCACCATCGAAGGCCTGGCGCGGGGCGACGTTCTCCACCCGGTCCAATCCGCCTTCATCGAGCATGACGGGTTCCAGTGTGGCTTCTGCACGCCGGGCCAGATCATGAGCGCGGTCGGGCTGATCCGAGAAGGGCATGCGGGCGACGATCCCGAGCGGGTTCGCGAGGGAATGAGCGGCAATCTCTGCCGGTGCGGCGCCTATATCGGCATCACCCAAGCCGTCCTCGAGGCGCGGGCGCGCATGGCTCAGGCGAGCCAGGGAGACGCCGCGTGAACCGCTTCGACTATATCCGCGCGGGCAGTGTCGCGGAGGCCGTCGCGGCGGCGGCCGAGCCGGGCGCGGCCTATCTCGCCGCCGGCACCAACCTGCTCGACCTGATGAAGGGCAGCATCGCGCGCCCCGGACGGCTCGTGGACGTCACGCATCTGCCGGGCCTCGACCGGATCGAGCATCTCCCCGGCGGCGGGGTCCGCATCGGCGCCCTGGTGCGCAACAGCGACCTCGCCTACGAGCCGGATTTCGCCAAGTCGCACCCGGCGGTGGCCGAAGCGCTGCTGTCCGGCGCGTCGGCGCAGCTGCGCAATGCCGCGACCGTCGCCGGCAACCTGCTGCAGCGGACCCGCTGCCCATATTTCTACGACCCGGCCAGCGCCTGCAACAAGCGCGATCCGGGTGCCGGCTGCGACGCGCGCGGCGGCGAGACCCGGCTCCACGCCGTGCTCGGCTGGAGCGAGCACTGCATCGCGACCCACCCCTCCGACTTCTGCGTGCCTCTGGTCTCGCTCGACGCCGTCGTCGAGGTCGAGGGCAAGTCGGGCGCCCGCGAGGTGCCGCTCGACGCTCTCCACCGCCTGCCGGAGGACAGGCCGGACCGGGAAACGGTGCTCGAGCCGGGCGACCTCATCGTTGCCCTGCGCCTGCCCGCGGAGGCCGCGGGCTTTGCCGGCCATTCCCGCTACCTCAAGGTCCGCGACCGCACTTCCTACGCCTTCGCCGTGGTCTCGGCCTCGGCTTCGCTGCGGCTCCAGGACGGGCGGATCGGCGAGGCGCGGCTCGCACTGGGCGGCGTCGCCCTCAAACCCTGGCGCGCCCGTGCGGCCGAGGCAGTGCTGGCCGGCGCGGAGCCGACCGAGCGGAGCTTTGGGCAGGCGGCGGACGCGGCCCTGGCCGCGGCGCAGCCCTCGGGCGACAACGCCTACAAGATCGAGCTGGCCCGGCGCCTGATCGTGCGGACCCTGACGCTGGCCGCTGCCGGCACCCCGGAGCGCATGCCGGCGCTCCCAGCCTCCGCCTTCTCGGGAGACGCGCTCTATGCCTGATATTGCCTACGAGCAGGCCCGGCACGGGTCGAGCATCGGACAGCCGCTCACCCGCCGCGATGGCCTCCTCAAGGTCACCGGAGGAGCGACCTACGCCGCCGACAACCGGCCGGAGGGCCTGCTCCACGCGGTCATGGCGGTGAGCCGCATCGCCCGCGGCCGGGTGGTCAGCCTCGATGTCGCGGCGGCCAAGGCCCATCCGGGCGTGGTCGAGGTGATGACGGGCGCCAACGCCCCGAGGCTCGCGCAGGATCCGGACGCCAAGGACAACCCTTTCGTGTTCCGGCTCGACCTCCTGCAGAACGACCGGGTCCGCTACGCGCACCAGCCGATCGCCGTGGTGATTGCCGAGACGCTGGAAGCCGCGACCGAGGGCGCCGAACTGCTAACTCCGCGCTACGAAGTGGATCCACCGCGCATCGGGCTCGATTCGGGCGAGCCGCAGGAGCCCGAGGGCGTCGGCGCGGGCGACAAGACCACCGCGTCGCGCGGCGATGTCGAGGCGGGGCTGGGACAGGCCGAGCGCCGGGTCGAGACGACCTACGAAACGGCGGCGCAGTATCACAACGCGCTCGAACCCCACGCCGTCGTGGCGCAGTGGCAGGGCGACCGGCTGATCGTCGACACGCCGAGCCAGGGGCTCGCCATGGCCAAGATGCGGCTCGCCAGTCTGTTCGGCCTCGACCCGAAGAACATCCTCGTCCGCTCGCCCTTCCTCGGCGGCGGCTTCGGCTCCAAAGGCTTCCTGTCCGGACCGCAGGTTCTCGGCGTGATGGCGGCCAAGCTCGTCGGCCGGCCGGTGAAACTGGTGCTGCGCCGGGAACAGATGTTCGGCCCCGTCGGTCACCGCGCCGAGACCCGCCAGACACTGCGGCTCGGCGCCGACGCCGCCGGAGCGCTGACCGCCCTCGACCATCACACGCTGACCGCGACGAGCCGTTTCGACGACTTCTACGAGCCGTCGAGCGCCATCTCGCGCTACCTCTACGCCGCACCCGCGGTCTCGACGCGACATTCCGGCGTGCGGGTCGATACCGGCACGCCGCTCTTCATGCGCGCGCCAGGTGAGGCCTCGGGCAGCGTCGCGCTGGAGGGCGCCATCGATGAGATGGCGGAAGCCTGCGGCCTCGATCCGCTCGAATTTCGTCTGCGGAATTACGCCGAGGCGGAACCGATCTCCGGCCGGCCCTTCTCGTCCAAGGCCTTGCGCGAATGCTACGCGCAGGGCGCAGCCCGCTTCGGCTGGGACAAGCGCCTCCCGGGCCTCCGCTCGATGCGCGATGCCGCCGGGCGTCTCATCGGCTACGGCGTGGGCACGGCCCTGTTTCCGGCCCTGATGATGCAGGCGGAGGCGCGGGCCGAGATCAGGGCCGACGGCACCGGCACGGTGGCGCTCGGCGCCCACGATATGGGGCAGGGCGCCTGGACCGCGCTGGCCCAGATCGCCGCCGACGGGCTTGGGATCGATCTCGACCGTCTCGACTTTCAGAGCGGTACCTCGGACCTGCCGAATGCCGGTATCGCCGGGGGCTCGGCGCATACGGCGACCGCCGGCTCGGCGATCCATTCCGCTGCCGCGGTGGTGCTGGCGCAGCTGGCGGACCTCGCCACCGGCGACGAGCGCTCGCCCCTGTTCGGGGCCGGCAATGCCGGTGTCTACGCGCGCGGCGGCCGTCTGGTGCGCCGGGACGATGAGGGGCGCAGCGAATCGTTCTCCGAAGTCCTGAACCGGGCCGGCCGGGCCTCCGTGTCGGCGCAGGGGCAGGGCGCCGCCGATCCGGCGTCCCGCGAAGCCTACGCCATGCACGCCCACGGCGCCGTCTTCGCCGAGGTCAGCATCGACCCCGATCTCGGCCAGATCCGCGTCACCCGCCTCGTGGGTGCGTTCGCCGCCGGCCGAGTGGTCAACCCGCGCCTCGTCACGAGCCAGTATTACGGCGGCATGATCTGGGGCGTCTCCTTCGCGCTTCACGAGAGCGCCGTGGTCGATCCCCGCTCGGGCCGCGTGATGAACGCCAATCTCGGCGAGTACCACGTGCCCGTGAACGCCGACGTGCCCTCGATCGAGGCGATCCTCGTGGAGGAGCACGACCCGCACGTGAACCCGCTCGGCATCAAGGGCGTCGGCGAGATCGGTATCACCGGCACGGCCGGCGCCATCGCCAACGCGGTCTATCACGCGACGGGGATCCGGGTGCGCCGGACGCCGATCACGCTGGACCGGCTGCTAGGCTGACACCACTGCGTGTGGTCTCCCCCGCACCCTCATCCTGAGGTGGCGCGAAGCGGCCTCGAAGGATCCTCCAGATCCCGCGCGATCCCTGGACGATCCTTCGAGGCTCCGCTTCGCTGCGCACCTCAGGATGAGGGCGCGGATGGGGGAAGCAGGCTCAGACGGTTTCGCCTGCCGGCCTGCCGGGGCGACGCAGATCGATGGATTCCAGGAGACTCAGCGCCTCCGCCACCGACAGACGCCGGATCTCCGCCCGCCCGGGATCGCCGAAGCGGCGCTCGACATGCCGTGTCGGCACCCCCTTCACGGCCAGCCCGAAATGCACGAGACCGACGGGCTTCGTCTCGCTGCCGCCCCCCGGCCCGGCAATGCCGGTGACCGAGAGCGCGACATCGGCCCGTGACGCCTCGAGCGCCCCCTCCGCCATGGCGCGGGCCACCGGCTCGCTTACCGCGCCGTGCGCCGCGATGAGATCCATCGGCACGCCGATCGATTCGGCCTTCGCTTCGTTGGAGTAGGTGACGAAGCCGCGCTCCACCACCGCGGAGGAGCCGGGTACCGCCGTCAGCAGGCCGGCCACGAGCCCACCGGTGCAGGACTCGGCCGTCGCGATCTTTCGGTCCACCGCCGCATAGGCCCGCACCAGCGCCTCGGCACGGGCGAGCAGGGCGGCGTCGCCGATCACGAACGGCGCTCGTTGGTCTCGGCTTCGGTCTCGATCTCGGCGCAGACCTCCGGCAGGCGCACCGTGGCGGCGGCCTGGGCGGCGAGACCCTCCGCGCGGCCGACGAAGCCGAGCTTCTCCGTCGTCGTCGCCTTGATCGAGACGGACGAGAGCGGCACGCCCGCAACCTCGGCGATGCGCTGGCGGATCGCCTCGCGATGCGCGCCGATGCGCGGGCTTTCCGCCAGCACCGTCACGTCGAGATGGTCGATCTTTCCGCCGCGGGCCCGCACCAGCTCGCAGGCATGGGCCAGGAACTGGTCCGAGGCCGCGCCGCGCCACTTCTCGTCGGAGGGCGGGAAATGGGTGCCGATATCGCCGTCGGCGATGGCGCCGAGCAGCGCGTCGGTCAGCGCGTGCAGGGCGACGTCGCCGTCGGAATGGGCGAGCACGCCCCGATCGGCGGGGAT
Proteins encoded:
- a CDS encoding low molecular weight protein tyrosine phosphatase family protein, encoding MRILFVCGRARARSPTAEQVFSRWSGLETASAGVSDDADEPLESDHVAWAEIIVVMERAHRRKLMRRFGPALRHARIVCLDIRDDYGFMQPELVSRLEARASRFLPSGCQPDQAARSNV
- a CDS encoding ABC transporter ATP-binding protein produces the protein MSLSSPRRTDVVRRVLGFVVRGWRERLGLVSALVAAITLATLADVMLPLYAGRLVDALAGSERHAALQAALPAFAVMTALSLATVLLRHIAWSLVVPLTLGTMSDIASRSFARVQRFSTEWHANTFSGSTVRKISRGMWALDGLNDVLLLSLLPSVVVLAGTTVVLGLHWPIMGAVIGLGALAYVGTAIVLATRVIAPAATLSNALDTRLGGALSDTIGNNAVVKAFGAEAREDARLARVLSKWRRRTRRTWMIVTWSGTAQLGLLLAFRTAIVATALWLWWQGQASPGEVAYVLTTYFVVHGYLRDIGGHINHLQRSVNEMEELVALESEPVGVADRPGAVPLAVGGGAIRFEDVRFHYGTHGTPLYDRLSVTIPAGQRVGLVGRSGSGKTTFVKLIQRLYDVGGGRVLIDGQDVADATQASLRAQVAIVPQEPVLFHRSLAENIAYGRPGASAEEIERAARLANAHDFIARLPKGYATPVGERGVKLSGGERQRVALARAFLADAPILILDEATSSLDSESEALVQEAMERLMRGRTAIVIAHRLSTVRALDRILVFERGLIVEDGPHAALMRRPKGAYRALFERQSVLAESA
- the cysC gene encoding adenylyl-sulfate kinase yields the protein MKRAMGSRSDLTWQPLQPRRIRWSGMGQRPAIAWLTGLSGAGKSTIADAVDRALTEAGRKTVVLDGDDLRQGLSRDLGFTAADRVENIRRAGEAARLMADAGLVVIVSLISPFRAERAAARAIAGDIPFLEVFIDTPLAVCEARDPKGLYGRARAGQILNFTGISDPYEVPEAPDLTLETRDRAVVESAQPLIAALLHLSAIPPGETV
- a CDS encoding (2Fe-2S)-binding protein; translation: MTFRLTLTVNGEPRAIELDDPRVTLLDLLRERLGLTGSKKGCDRGQCGACTVLVEGRRVNSCLALAVSLDGADILTIEGLARGDVLHPVQSAFIEHDGFQCGFCTPGQIMSAVGLIREGHAGDDPERVREGMSGNLCRCGAYIGITQAVLEARARMAQASQGDAA
- a CDS encoding FAD binding domain-containing protein, with translation MNRFDYIRAGSVAEAVAAAAEPGAAYLAAGTNLLDLMKGSIARPGRLVDVTHLPGLDRIEHLPGGGVRIGALVRNSDLAYEPDFAKSHPAVAEALLSGASAQLRNAATVAGNLLQRTRCPYFYDPASACNKRDPGAGCDARGGETRLHAVLGWSEHCIATHPSDFCVPLVSLDAVVEVEGKSGAREVPLDALHRLPEDRPDRETVLEPGDLIVALRLPAEAAGFAGHSRYLKVRDRTSYAFAVVSASASLRLQDGRIGEARLALGGVALKPWRARAAEAVLAGAEPTERSFGQAADAALAAAQPSGDNAYKIELARRLIVRTLTLAAAGTPERMPALPASAFSGDALYA
- a CDS encoding xanthine dehydrogenase family protein molybdopterin-binding subunit, yielding MPDIAYEQARHGSSIGQPLTRRDGLLKVTGGATYAADNRPEGLLHAVMAVSRIARGRVVSLDVAAAKAHPGVVEVMTGANAPRLAQDPDAKDNPFVFRLDLLQNDRVRYAHQPIAVVIAETLEAATEGAELLTPRYEVDPPRIGLDSGEPQEPEGVGAGDKTTASRGDVEAGLGQAERRVETTYETAAQYHNALEPHAVVAQWQGDRLIVDTPSQGLAMAKMRLASLFGLDPKNILVRSPFLGGGFGSKGFLSGPQVLGVMAAKLVGRPVKLVLRREQMFGPVGHRAETRQTLRLGADAAGALTALDHHTLTATSRFDDFYEPSSAISRYLYAAPAVSTRHSGVRVDTGTPLFMRAPGEASGSVALEGAIDEMAEACGLDPLEFRLRNYAEAEPISGRPFSSKALRECYAQGAARFGWDKRLPGLRSMRDAAGRLIGYGVGTALFPALMMQAEARAEIRADGTGTVALGAHDMGQGAWTALAQIAADGLGIDLDRLDFQSGTSDLPNAGIAGGSAHTATAGSAIHSAAAVVLAQLADLATGDERSPLFGAGNAGVYARGGRLVRRDDEGRSESFSEVLNRAGRASVSAQGQGAADPASREAYAMHAHGAVFAEVSIDPDLGQIRVTRLVGAFAAGRVVNPRLVTSQYYGGMIWGVSFALHESAVVDPRSGRVMNANLGEYHVPVNADVPSIEAILVEEHDPHVNPLGIKGVGEIGITGTAGAIANAVYHATGIRVRRTPITLDRLLG
- a CDS encoding CinA family protein, translated to MIGDAALLARAEALVRAYAAVDRKIATAESCTGGLVAGLLTAVPGSSAVVERGFVTYSNEAKAESIGVPMDLIAAHGAVSEPVARAMAEGALEASRADVALSVTGIAGPGGGSETKPVGLVHFGLAVKGVPTRHVERRFGDPGRAEIRRLSVAEALSLLESIDLRRPGRPAGETV